A genomic stretch from Candidatus Hydrogenisulfobacillus filiaventi includes:
- a CDS encoding protein of unknown function (Evidence 5 : Unknown function): MAKPPKARIEAGPNQIRITFPSPMTVGAARAMINACATGSSGCQCSTPLVPLDNDWEIQESTGGVTVSLIGEALPVAEVKACLETGCPVPDT, from the coding sequence ATGGCCAAGCCGCCGAAGGCCCGTATTGAAGCCGGCCCTAACCAGATCCGTATCACCTTCCCCTCGCCCATGACCGTTGGGGCAGCCCGCGCCATGATCAACGCCTGTGCCACCGGGAGCTCCGGGTGCCAGTGTTCCACCCCCCTCGTCCCGCTGGACAACGACTGGGAGATCCAGGAGTCTACCGGCGGCGTCACGGTGAGCCTGATCGGGGAGGCTCTACCGGTGGCAGAGGTAAAGGCATGCCTGGAGACAGGCTGCCCCGTACCGGACACGTAA
- a CDS encoding protein of unknown function (Evidence 5 : Unknown function), whose translation MRYARVSSADPRADRDRPVARRVVFAAEKGMRVVKLATEAGSGLNGHRQGLMVAPPFPGIWDHGKLTNHRLPACDTVAGRMRAVPGAMASLAWRYSRR comes from the coding sequence GTGCGGTATGCCCGGGTATCCTCGGCGGATCCGCGAGCGGATCGGGACCGCCCGGTGGCACGGCGGGTGGTGTTCGCAGCGGAAAAGGGGATGCGGGTGGTGAAGCTCGCCACCGAGGCGGGCAGCGGGCTGAACGGCCACCGCCAGGGCCTGATGGTGGCTCCTCCGTTCCCCGGAATATGGGATCACGGGAAGCTCACGAACCACCGGCTGCCTGCCTGCGACACCGTGGCGGGCAGGATGCGGGCCGTCCCGGGGGCGATGGCCTCCTTAGCCTGGCGCTACTCCCGGCGGTAA
- a CDS encoding Transcriptional regulator, with translation MDWATIFRALGHPHRLALFRQLLEGPGEGSCCEAVAPGENACCVVDFTRRLPLAQSTISHHLQVLVAAGLVTVESRGPYSVYRLHEPTLEAFKAYVAQLRSCRTSASGPPVACWPEG, from the coding sequence GTGGACTGGGCTACCATCTTCCGGGCCCTGGGTCACCCCCATCGTCTGGCGCTGTTCCGCCAGTTACTGGAGGGCCCCGGCGAGGGCTCGTGTTGCGAGGCGGTAGCGCCAGGGGAAAATGCCTGCTGCGTCGTCGATTTCACGCGCCGGCTACCGCTGGCCCAGTCCACCATCTCCCATCACCTGCAGGTGCTGGTGGCGGCGGGACTGGTCACCGTCGAGAGCCGGGGCCCCTATTCCGTCTACCGGCTGCACGAGCCGACCCTAGAGGCCTTTAAGGCCTATGTAGCCCAGCTCCGAAGCTGCCGCACCTCTGCCAGTGGCCCCCCGGTTGCCTGTTGGCCAGAGGGGTAA
- a CDS encoding conserved membrane protein of unknown function (Evidence 4 : Unknown function but conserved in other organisms), with amino-acid sequence MRSGTPSPRPGPLHPAASNRRWVIGEFLVFVAVLWMADWWRLATWRATTMDMGWYTQALWLISHGQSTRPVTLTGWPALADSGSYLLYLMAPVYTAAGQPGLLLVQALALGSGVFGVDWLAGRAGMGPRARAAWGLVYLTLPTILGVGTFDWHPDVCFIPAGFLALWGSERRRPLPFLGGILLAAATKITGAGVVMVLAGTLALRRQWAFALLAALAGAGTAALDLAWVFPHLYPHGLSNWGPLYGWLGPTPGAALRTLARHPARLAVLARPGMVVLWAAWLLPLGLWPPIAGGVRTGYGLVPLALAVFNGLSAFGPQLSPFNQYGLPAVPFLFASALLGCRLFRGARPAWGLAVAALGLSLVAYGGLDAPGLFHPQPNLPALEAAAARIPPRAPLIGTNTTLAPLAARPRLYLLSRRSLAAAGPGTYLLVDLRDRWNQLRPPARTAALMHRLARNPRWQVLLHRQGVWLAVRRSLPPPAPHGRHQPPPPTRARPHHRPGPQPEASSSPGPATLTAAVQDDKRPYIEGHR; translated from the coding sequence ATGCGCAGCGGGACCCCCTCCCCCCGCCCCGGGCCCCTGCACCCGGCGGCGTCTAACCGGCGGTGGGTGATCGGGGAATTCCTGGTGTTCGTGGCCGTCCTCTGGATGGCCGACTGGTGGCGGCTGGCCACCTGGCGGGCCACCACCATGGACATGGGCTGGTACACCCAAGCCTTGTGGCTCATCAGCCACGGCCAGAGCACCCGCCCCGTCACCCTGACGGGCTGGCCGGCCCTGGCCGACAGCGGGTCCTACCTCCTCTACCTCATGGCGCCGGTCTACACGGCCGCCGGCCAGCCGGGGCTACTGCTGGTGCAGGCCCTGGCGCTGGGCAGCGGGGTGTTCGGGGTGGACTGGCTGGCCGGCCGGGCGGGCATGGGGCCGCGCGCCCGGGCCGCCTGGGGGCTCGTCTATCTCACCCTGCCCACCATCCTCGGGGTGGGGACCTTCGACTGGCATCCCGACGTCTGCTTCATCCCCGCCGGCTTCCTGGCTCTGTGGGGCAGCGAACGCCGCCGCCCGCTCCCCTTCCTGGGCGGCATCCTCCTGGCTGCCGCCACCAAGATCACCGGGGCCGGGGTGGTGATGGTGCTGGCGGGTACCCTGGCCCTGCGCCGGCAATGGGCTTTCGCCCTCCTCGCGGCTCTGGCCGGAGCGGGCACCGCCGCCCTCGACCTGGCCTGGGTCTTCCCCCACCTCTATCCGCACGGGCTCAGTAACTGGGGCCCGCTTTACGGCTGGCTGGGGCCGACGCCGGGCGCCGCGCTCCGGACCCTGGCCCGGCATCCGGCCCGCCTGGCGGTGCTGGCCCGCCCGGGCATGGTGGTGCTGTGGGCCGCCTGGCTGCTGCCGCTGGGCCTGTGGCCGCCCATCGCCGGCGGGGTGCGGACCGGCTACGGCCTGGTGCCGCTGGCCCTGGCGGTCTTTAACGGCCTGTCCGCCTTCGGGCCCCAGTTGAGTCCCTTCAACCAGTACGGCCTGCCGGCGGTGCCGTTCCTGTTCGCCTCCGCCCTCCTTGGCTGCCGCCTCTTCCGGGGGGCCCGCCCGGCCTGGGGGCTGGCCGTGGCCGCCCTCGGCCTGAGCCTGGTCGCCTACGGCGGCCTCGACGCCCCCGGCCTCTTCCATCCCCAGCCCAACCTGCCGGCGCTGGAGGCGGCCGCCGCCCGCATTCCTCCCCGCGCCCCGCTCATCGGCACCAATACCACCCTGGCCCCGCTGGCCGCACGGCCCCGTCTCTACCTGCTCTCCCGGCGCAGCCTGGCCGCAGCCGGCCCCGGCACCTATCTCCTGGTCGACCTGCGCGACCGCTGGAACCAGCTGCGCCCGCCGGCCCGCACCGCCGCCCTGATGCACCGCCTGGCCCGGAATCCCCGCTGGCAGGTGCTGCTCCACCGGCAAGGGGTGTGGCTGGCCGTGCGCCGGTCCTTGCCCCCTCCCGCGCCCCACGGCAGACACCAGCCTCCGCCGCCTACCCGCGCCCGCCCGCACCATCGCCCGGGGCCTCAGCCGGAGGCATCCTCCAGCCCCGGCCCGGCGACCTTGACCGCCGCCGTCCAGGATGATAAGCGGCCCTATATCGAAGGACATCGATGA
- a CDS encoding Dihydrolipoamide dehydrogenase, with protein MMGDAMRVYDTLVLGAGGGGYPAAFRLARHGQQVLMVDEKGNLGGHCLYEGCIPSKAIRESARLLARSQHTATYGLAYAVTSARPWEGARAYKEQVQTRRYAQHAEEVAAARGLTLVRGRGRFLDPHTAEITDINRGEQFTVRFRYALVATGSHAVTLPIPGGADTWTSHDLFAWQEAVDGLPARLIVIGGGYIGVEAAFMLAAFGVRVTVLEATPGVLPQMDPEIAAALTPPLRAVADVRTGARVTAIRRRGGGVAVTLAGTAGEETLEADAVLTAVGRAPNVEPELGLEAAGVAFDRHGIRVDSALRTSMPHIFAAGDVTGLSMLFHSAVRMSEVAAANILADPALADTFDPLTMPATVFASPEAHTVGLTLAQATARNLRAHEIRRPMGVEARAQIEEETEGFIKMVVEDDTGVILGVHAVGADAANLAAVSHILVQNRLTVADVARLTFPHPTQFEVIDRLARQRD; from the coding sequence ATGATGGGGGACGCGATGCGCGTCTATGACACCCTGGTGCTGGGAGCCGGCGGCGGCGGTTATCCGGCGGCCTTCCGCCTGGCCCGCCACGGGCAGCAGGTCCTGATGGTGGACGAGAAAGGCAATCTGGGCGGACACTGCCTGTACGAAGGCTGCATCCCGTCCAAGGCCATCCGGGAGTCGGCGCGCCTCCTGGCCCGTTCCCAGCACACCGCCACCTATGGCCTCGCCTATGCCGTCACCAGCGCCCGCCCCTGGGAAGGGGCACGGGCCTATAAGGAGCAGGTCCAGACCCGCCGCTACGCCCAGCACGCGGAGGAGGTGGCCGCCGCCCGCGGCCTCACTCTGGTGCGGGGGCGGGGCCGCTTTCTCGACCCCCACACGGCGGAAATCACCGACATCAACCGCGGGGAGCAGTTCACGGTGCGGTTCCGGTATGCTCTCGTCGCCACCGGCTCCCACGCCGTGACCCTCCCCATCCCGGGTGGCGCCGACACCTGGACCAGCCATGACCTCTTCGCCTGGCAGGAGGCGGTGGACGGCCTGCCCGCCCGCCTCATCGTCATCGGCGGCGGCTACATCGGGGTGGAGGCCGCCTTCATGTTGGCGGCCTTCGGGGTGCGGGTCACCGTGCTGGAGGCTACCCCGGGCGTCCTGCCCCAGATGGACCCTGAGATCGCAGCCGCCCTCACCCCCCCACTCCGGGCGGTAGCCGACGTGCGCACCGGCGCCCGCGTCACCGCCATCCGCCGCCGGGGCGGGGGGGTCGCGGTGACCCTGGCAGGGACGGCCGGCGAGGAAACCCTGGAGGCGGATGCGGTCCTGACCGCCGTCGGCCGGGCACCGAACGTGGAGCCGGAGCTGGGCCTGGAGGCGGCGGGGGTGGCGTTCGACCGCCACGGTATCCGCGTGGATTCCGCCCTCCGCACCTCCATGCCCCACATCTTCGCCGCCGGCGATGTCACCGGCCTTTCTATGCTCTTCCATTCCGCGGTGCGCATGAGCGAGGTGGCGGCGGCCAATATCCTGGCCGACCCGGCCCTCGCCGACACCTTCGACCCCCTCACCATGCCGGCGACTGTTTTCGCCAGCCCGGAGGCCCACACCGTCGGCCTCACCCTGGCCCAGGCCACCGCCCGCAATTTGCGGGCCCATGAGATCCGGCGCCCCATGGGGGTGGAGGCGCGGGCGCAGATCGAGGAGGAGACCGAAGGCTTCATCAAGATGGTGGTGGAAGATGACACCGGGGTCATCCTGGGGGTGCACGCTGTGGGCGCCGACGCTGCCAATCTGGCCGCCGTATCCCACATCCTCGTACAGAACCGCCTGACGGTGGCGGATGTGGCCCGCCTGACTTTCCCCCACCCCACCCAGTTCGAGGTCATCGACCGCCTGGCCCGGCAGAGGGACTAG
- a CDS encoding Phosphoesterase, with amino-acid sequence MPKTRQRRFRAPAPVFGALVAAGLPLLPGVPAWSRAAVPQPARASRPPAGHPPIRHVIEIMLENHTFDNLFGRFPGADGVPAGVKLPNPDTNYVAPPVSPAPAPANEGDTVDINHNRAAEIMMMDYRPPLLAGGRGYFRGFGPGNAFQPGAPGWKMNYYTTDPQNSLASITLFGPHNLPDEWFLARHFVLADRNFQPAIGPTQPNRIYAVAAAADGWISDSPPSQTLRIRTIFDQLSARGLSWRIYQGDYNGPPPAPEGQGFVTHWNPAWYTPILRNRHLWNHVRNTAALLPAIEGGHLPNFSFVVPTWLYSEHPPTDIRLGDAWLGQVVEAVMHSRYWDSTAIFVTYDEGGGYWDHVPPPLAFRYGYGTRTPLVIISPYVRPGVYSRTTTNISILAFMQHLWGLPPLNALNARSNDLMSAFDFRQRPLPPVSLPSVPPVTLEMAGPGENVVAVPGVPFTLTMKAKTPGLVTDTTLTGPVILTVTGPAGLKAPVSVPTSVGLQAGKGAFTAVFPVAGYYRITAQGPRGSRGWVTVDVGVGAGTAP; translated from the coding sequence ATGCCAAAGACGCGGCAGCGGCGGTTCAGGGCGCCGGCGCCCGTGTTTGGAGCGCTGGTGGCGGCGGGACTCCCGCTGTTGCCGGGGGTCCCGGCCTGGAGCCGGGCCGCTGTCCCCCAGCCGGCCCGGGCTTCCCGGCCCCCGGCCGGGCATCCGCCCATCCGCCACGTGATCGAGATCATGCTGGAGAACCACACGTTTGACAACCTCTTCGGCCGTTTCCCGGGGGCCGACGGGGTTCCTGCTGGCGTCAAACTGCCCAACCCCGACACCAACTACGTGGCGCCGCCTGTGAGCCCGGCCCCGGCCCCCGCCAACGAAGGGGACACCGTGGACATCAACCACAACCGCGCGGCCGAGATAATGATGATGGACTACCGGCCTCCGCTCCTGGCCGGGGGGCGGGGCTACTTCAGGGGGTTCGGCCCCGGCAACGCCTTTCAGCCGGGAGCACCGGGCTGGAAGATGAACTACTATACGACCGATCCCCAGAACAGCCTCGCCAGCATCACCCTCTTCGGCCCCCACAATCTGCCGGATGAATGGTTCCTGGCCCGGCATTTTGTGCTGGCGGACCGCAACTTTCAGCCCGCCATCGGCCCCACTCAGCCCAACCGCATCTACGCCGTGGCTGCCGCCGCCGACGGCTGGATCTCGGACAGCCCTCCCTCCCAGACCCTGCGCATCCGCACCATCTTCGACCAGCTGAGCGCGCGCGGGCTGTCCTGGCGCATCTACCAGGGGGATTACAATGGGCCCCCGCCAGCACCTGAGGGCCAGGGGTTTGTGACCCACTGGAACCCGGCCTGGTACACGCCCATCCTCCGGAACCGGCACCTCTGGAACCATGTCCGCAACACCGCGGCTTTATTGCCGGCGATTGAAGGCGGGCACCTGCCCAATTTCTCCTTTGTGGTGCCCACCTGGCTCTACAGCGAGCATCCCCCGACCGACATCCGGCTGGGGGACGCCTGGTTGGGGCAGGTGGTGGAGGCGGTCATGCACAGCCGCTACTGGGATTCCACCGCCATCTTCGTGACCTACGACGAGGGCGGCGGCTACTGGGATCACGTGCCGCCGCCGCTGGCCTTCCGCTACGGCTACGGTACCCGCACCCCCCTGGTCATCATCTCGCCCTATGTTCGGCCGGGGGTCTATTCCCGCACCACGACCAACATCTCCATCCTGGCCTTCATGCAGCATCTCTGGGGTCTGCCGCCCTTAAACGCCCTAAATGCCCGCTCCAATGACCTCATGTCGGCCTTTGACTTCCGCCAGCGGCCTCTCCCGCCCGTGAGCCTGCCGTCCGTGCCGCCCGTGACCCTGGAGATGGCGGGGCCGGGGGAGAATGTGGTGGCGGTTCCCGGGGTGCCCTTCACCCTGACCATGAAGGCTAAGACCCCGGGGCTCGTCACCGACACCACCCTGACCGGGCCTGTCATCCTAACGGTGACGGGGCCGGCGGGCCTCAAAGCCCCGGTCAGCGTCCCGACGTCGGTGGGGTTGCAGGCAGGAAAGGGGGCTTTCACGGCGGTGTTTCCGGTAGCCGGCTACTACCGGATAACCGCCCAGGGTCCCCGTGGCAGCCGGGGGTGGGTGACGGTGGACGTGGGGGTCGGTGCCGGGACCGCGCCTTAA